Genomic window (Staphylococcus debuckii):
CTTTGCTAACTTGCGTCCTACTAAAGTGGTTGAAGGTGCAACTCGCTTTTCACCTTTAAAAGAGGAACGTGTTGCCGGAACAGATTTTGTCATTGTACGTGAATTAACTGGCGGACTTTACTTCGGTGAACCTAAGAAATTAGAAGAACAGCAAGCAATTGATTCATTAACTTATACTAAAGCAGAGATTGAGCGTATTGCTCATGCTGCCTTTCAATTAGCTGCAAGCAGAAATAATAAATTAACTTCTGTAGATAAAGAAAATGTCTTAGCCTCTAGTAAATTATGGCGTCAAACTATTAATGAAGTGGCTGAAGATTATCCAAGTGTAACCGTTGAACATTTACTAGTCGATGCATGTAGCATGCATCTTATAACACGACCTACTCAATTTGATGTCATTGTAACTGAAAATTTATTTGGGGACATTCTTAGTGATGAAGCTTCAGTAATTCCTGGCTCTCTAGGCCTCTCCCCTTCTGTCAGCTATGGACAAAGAGGTACTAAACTTTATGAGCCTATTCATGGTTCAGCACCGGATATTGCTAATCAAGATATTGCTAATCCAACAGGTATGATTTTGTCATTAGCAA
Coding sequences:
- the leuB gene encoding 3-isopropylmalate dehydrogenase, translating into MSYRVTALPGDGIGPEILSGTLKILEKLSKKYNIDYQIETHDFGGAAIDNYGEPLPKTTLEACEKSDAILLGAIGGPKWDQHPKRPESGLLALRKNLELFANLRPTKVVEGATRFSPLKEERVAGTDFVIVRELTGGLYFGEPKKLEEQQAIDSLTYTKAEIERIAHAAFQLAASRNNKLTSVDKENVLASSKLWRQTINEVAEDYPSVTVEHLLVDACSMHLITRPTQFDVIVTENLFGDILSDEASVIPGSLGLSPSVSYGQRGTKLYEPIHGSAPDIANQDIANPTGMILSLAMCCRETFESNAAAEELENIVYRLIKDGVTTPDLGGTAHTSEIFNQILQQL